In the genome of Nonomuraea sp. NBC_00507, the window ACGCCGGAGCGCTTCCCGTGACGATGAAGATGCGCAAGGGGATCGACGACGATCACCTGACGTATCTGGACGCGGGGCGCATCGCGGCGGAGGAGGGCGTCGCGGCGGTCGCGCTGCACGCCCGTACGGCCAGGCAGCACTACGGCGGCGTTGCCGACTGGGAGGCCGTCGCCCGGCTGAAGGAGGCCGTGCCGGAGATCCCCGTGCTGGGCAACGGCGACATCTGGTGCGCCGACGACGCGCTGAGGATGGTGGCGCGGACGGGGTGCGACGGCGTGGTGGTCGGGCGCGGCTGCCTGGGGCGGCCGTGGTTGTTCAAGGACCTGGACAACGCGTTCAACGGCAGCCCCGAGCGGGCTCGGCCGACGCTCGGCGAGGTTGCCGAGATGATGGCCAGGCACGCCGAAGGGCTGGCCGAGTGTTTCGACATTGAGCGGTACGCGGTGGCCGACTTCCGTAAGCACGTCGGCTGGTATCTGAAGGGGTTCATGGTCGGCAGCGAGCTCCGGCGGGAGCTGGCCACGGCCGAGTCGCTCGACGGGCTGCGCGAGGGGCTGGCGAAGCTCGAGCACGACCAGCCGTGGCCGGCCAACACCGACACGCCGCGGGGCAAGTCGGGTGAGCGGTCCAAGGTGCTTCTTCCCGACGGGTGGCTGGACGATCCGTGGGACTGTGTGGTGCCCGAGGACGCCGAGTCGGACATTTCCGGAGGCTAGTGGGGGCCGGCGGCCTCCGTGCCGCAGGGGCCGCCGCCCACGGCCTGCTCCAACTGGATGCGCTCGCCTGACATGGTGAGCGTCGGGTAGTACTCGGCGATGCGCTCCGCCGAGCGGCCGGCGTAGTGGCAGATGAAGCTGCGCCTGAAGCGGTCGGTCGTGCTGTTCGGCT includes:
- the dusB gene encoding tRNA dihydrouridine synthase DusB: MKIGPIGVWPPVVLAPMAGITNAPFRVLCRQQGAGLFVCEMITTRALVERNPKTLRMIRFAESEQPRSIQLYGVDPGVVGRAVRMIAEEDLADHIDLNFGCPVPKVTRRGGGSALPYKRNLLRRILREAVANAGALPVTMKMRKGIDDDHLTYLDAGRIAAEEGVAAVALHARTARQHYGGVADWEAVARLKEAVPEIPVLGNGDIWCADDALRMVARTGCDGVVVGRGCLGRPWLFKDLDNAFNGSPERARPTLGEVAEMMARHAEGLAECFDIERYAVADFRKHVGWYLKGFMVGSELRRELATAESLDGLREGLAKLEHDQPWPANTDTPRGKSGERSKVLLPDGWLDDPWDCVVPEDAESDISGG